The Sesamum indicum cultivar Zhongzhi No. 13 linkage group LG6, S_indicum_v1.0, whole genome shotgun sequence genome has a segment encoding these proteins:
- the LOC105165690 gene encoding ribokinase isoform X1, producing the protein MATTMTLHAHPPLPVPLVKPAFSFPYPLHSPSSQRFRMSSASLPPLPENRVVLGCGAVSVDFLAAVASYPNPDDKIRSTSAKLQGGGNAGNALTCAARLGLKPRLISKVADDPQGKGILEELEADGVDSSFIVVSEGGNSPFTYIIVDDQTKTRTCIHTPGYPPMIPQELTESNLVAALDGARLVYFDGRLHETALVVAQEATRRGIPILIDAERKREGLDELLNLSSYVICSAKFPQAWTGAPSIPSALVSMVLMLPNIKFVVVTLGEDGCVMLERSSENGLSEEVDVDDLLETLKHKKDSNSTLPTYVSSSQVKLHAKGIGTVGGRLLLGTAEKIPPSELVDTTGAGDSFIGAVLYALCANMPPEKMLPFAAQVAGIGCRALGARTGLPHRTDPRLSSFLL; encoded by the exons ATGGCGACAACAATGACACTCCACGCACATCCACCTCTGCCCGTACCTCTAGTCAAACCTGCATTCTCTTTCCCCTACCCGCTTCATTCTCCATCTTCCCAGAG GTTTAGAATGTCGTCCGCCTCGCTGCCTCCTCTCCCAGAAAATCGCGTTGTT TTGGGTTGCGGAGCAGTGTCCGTCGATTTTTTGGCGGCAGTGGCTTCTTATCCGAACCCTGATGATAAGATTAGAAGCACCAGCGCCAAG CTTCAAGGAGGTGGAAATGCAGGGAATGCATTGACTTGTGCTGCTCGCTTGGGTTTGAAACCTAGGCTGATTTCCAAG GTTGCTGATGATCCTCAAGGTAAAGGAATCTTGGAGGAGCTGGAGGCTGATGGTGTCGATTCATCATTTATTGTG GTTTCTGAAGGGGGCAATTCACCATTCACTTATATCATTGTTGATGACCAAAC GAAGACTCGAACTTGTATTCATACCCCAGGATATCCTCCCATGATACCTCAAGAGCTAACAGAATCTAATTTGGTAGCAGCACTTGATGGTGCGAGGCTAGTGTATTTTGATGGAAGACTGCATGAGACTGCTTTAGTTGTGGCTCAGGAG GCAACTCGCCGTGGTATTCCTATCCTAATTGATgcagaaaggaaaagagaagggTTGGATGAACTTTTGAATTTGTCTAGCTACGTCATATGCTCAGCAAAATTTCCACAG GCATGGACAGGTGCTCCGTCTATCCCCAGCGCACTTGTTTCCATGGTTCTAATGTTGccaaatatcaaatttgtaGTAGTCACATTAGGTGAAGATGGCTGCGTGATGCTGGAGAGGTCAAGTG AAAATGGTCTGTCTGAAGAAGTTGATGTGGATGATTTGTTGGAGACACTCAAGCATAAAAAGGATAGTAACTCAACCTTGCCAACATATGTATCATCG agcCAGGTGAAATTACACGCAAAGGGTATAGGGACTGTGGGCGGCAGGTTGCTTTTAGGAACAGCTGAAAAGATTCCACCCTCAGAACTTGTTGATACTACTGGTGCTGGTGATTCATTTATTGGAGCAGTCCTTTATG CCCTTTGTGCCAACATGCCGCCAGAAAAGATGTTGCCTTTTGCTGCTCAAGTG GCTGGTATTGGTTGCAGAGCCTTGGGAGCCCGAACCGGTCTTCCACACCGCACAGATCCTCGGTTGAGTTCTTTTTTACTCTAG
- the LOC105165689 gene encoding receptor-like serine/threonine-protein kinase ALE2 isoform X2: MLVFFLPLLALLPTNFGTPSQPIYLSPSQLPSVPSSTRKNSLEHVGVALMRASFNPFIAVRRRNFNYLPAAPAPSPASQVPLSSPTRSTLPRHHRHGHRTRTHAVSPSPSTIPGCGQTCVEPLTSAPFGSPCACVFPMRVRLLLGVSVYVIFPEVTELEIEVAAGTYLKQSQVTIIGATADDQNQEKTVVDINLVPLGEKFDNTTATLTYQRFLHKKVLLNRTLFGDYDVLNISYPGLPPSPPSGIVSGEGPRGSTGNQQYPISADFVGKKQKMNPRIIFVIALSAFVLLVICFAAIAVLLNCRKAGMPSNAVGPVFTPSINKRSGIGSMLSSSPVSSTSASLISAMPASVLSVKTFTLVELEKATEKFSPIKVLGEGGFGRVYHGILEDGTEVAVKLLTRDNQNGDREFIAEIEMLSRLHHRNLVKLIGICIEGRTRCLVYELVPNGSVESHLHGADRSKGPLDWDARLKIALGAARGLAYLHEDSNPRVIHRDFKASNVLLEDDFTPKVSDFGLAREATEGSHHISTRVMGTFGYVAPEYAMTGHLLVKSDVYSYGVVLLELLSGRKPVDMSQSPGQENLVTWARPLLTSREGLEQLVDPSLAGSYNFDDMAKVAAIASMCVHPEVTHRPFMGEVVQALKLIYNDTDETCGDAYSQKESSARDSDFKGDFAPSDSSWWNAGGITPRLTYGQASSFITMEYSSGPLEELENRPFSASGLVESGVALPIRHGNRSGPLRTIRSNRSFYRLQGSMSEHGGLLGKRAWNHNEYEGSL, translated from the exons ATGCTcgtcttttttcttcctctgCTCGCTCTGCTTCCTACAAATTTCG GGACGCCTTCACAGCCCATCTACTTGTCTCCATCCCAGTTGCCATCTGTACCATCATCTACAAGGAAGAATTCTCTAGAACATG TGGGCGTGGCATTGATGCGGGCATCATTTAATCCATTTATTGCTGTCCGAAGACgaaattttaactatttacCAGCGGCACCGGCTCCATCTCCTGCATCACAAG TTCCACTTTCTAGTCCTACTCGTAGTACCTTGCCTAGGCATCACCGTCATGGCCACAGAACCAGAACCCATGCAGTTTCTCCGTCACCTTCTACTATACCAG GTTGTGGTCAAACTTGCGTGGAGCCACTTACTTCAGCTCCATTCGGTTCACCTTGTGCTTGTGTATTTCCAATGAGAGTCAGACTTCTCCTAGGGGTATCTGTCTATGTTATCTTTCCTGAGGTCACTGAGCTGGAGATTGAGGTTGCGGCAGGCACATATCTAAAACAAAGTCAAGTGACCATAATTGGTGCAACTGCTGACGATCAAAATCAGGAAAAAACAGTGGTGGATATTAATTTAGTTCCGTTGGGTGAGAAGTTTGATAATACAACTGCCACCCTAACTTATCAAAGATTTTTGCATAAGAAAGTGCTTCTGAACAGGACCCTTTTCGGTGATTATGATGTATTGAATATTTCTTATCCAG GGCTCCCTCCATCACCTCCATCTGGCATTGTATCTGGTGAGGGTCCTAGGGGAAGCACTGGAAATCAGCAATACCCTATTTCTGCTGATTTCGTTGgcaagaaacagaaaatgaacCCTCGAATAATCTTTGTCATTGCTTTGTCGGCTTTCGTGCTCCTGGTGATCTGTTTTGCTGCTATTGCTGTCCTCTTAAACTGCAGGAAGGCTGGCATGCCATCCAATGCTGTTGGTCCAGTATTCACTCCATCTATAAACAAAAGATCTG GAATAGGATCTATGCTGTCAAGTAGCCCTGTCAGCTCAACATCAGCCTCTCTTATTTCTGCCATGCCTGCTTCTGTCCTCTCTGTTAAAACATTTACCCTTGTAGAGCTCGAGAAAGCCACTGAAAAGTTCAGTCCAATAAAGGTATTGGGTGAAGGAGGATTTGGACGTGTTTATCATGGGATCTTGGAGGATGGAACTGAAGTTGCTGTGAAATTACTGACACGGGACAATCAAAATGGGGACCGTGAATTCATTGCTGAAATCGAGATGCTAAGCCGGTTGCATCACCGTAACCTTGTCAAGCTAATTGGTATATGCATTGAAGGTCGAACACGCTGCTTGGTCTATGAGCTAGTTCCAAATGGCAGTGTTGAATCCCACTTACATG GTGCTGACAGAAGTAAAGGACCTCTTGATTGGGATGCACGGTTGAAAATAGCTCTTGGTGCAGCAAGAGGATTGGCTTACCTTCATGAAGATTCCAATCCTCGTGTTATTCATCGGGACTTTAAAGCTAGTAATGTTTTGCTAGAAGATGACTTTACTCCCAAGGTCTCTGATTTTGGTTTGGCACGGGAAGCAACAGAAGGAAGTCATCACATATCTACTCGAGTCATGGGAACTTTTGG GTATGTTGCTCCTGAATATGCAATGACAGGACATTTGCTTGTCAAAAGTGATGTTTACAGTTATGGGGTTGTGCTATTAGAACTGCTCTCAGGTAGGAAACCCGTCGACATGTCTCAATCTCCTGGGCAAGAAAACCTTGTGACTTGGGCCCGACCTTTGCTGACCAGTCGAGAAGGTTTGGAGCAACTAGTAGATCCTTCGTTGGCTGGGAGCTATAATTTTGATGACATGGCAAAGGTCGCTGCCATTGCCTCCATGTGCGTTCACCCTGAGGTAACTCATAGACCCTTTATGGGAGAAGTTGTCCAGGCACTCAAGCTCATCTACAATGACACAGATGAGACCTGTGGAGATGCTTATAGTCAGAAGGAATCCTCTGCTCGTGATTCAGACTTCAAGGGTGATTTTGCCCCTTCTGATAGCAGTTGGTGGAACGCCGGTGGTATTACCCCTCGTCTAACATACGGGCAAGCCTCCTCTTTCATAACAATGGAGTACAGTTCAGGTCCTCTTGAAGAGTTAGAAAACAGACCATTTTCAGCTTCAGGTTTGGTGGAGAGCGGTGTTGCCTTGCCAATCAGGCACGGTAACAGATCAGGTCCTTTGCGAACCATCAGGAGTAACCGATCTTTTTATAGACTACAAGGTAGCATGAGCGAGCACGGGGGGCTGCTTGGAAAACGTGCTTGGAACCATAACGAGTATGAAGGTTCTCTATAG
- the LOC105165689 gene encoding receptor-like serine/threonine-protein kinase ALE2 isoform X1 produces MLVFFLPLLALLPTNFGTPSQPIYLSPSQLPSVPSSTRKNSLEHVGVALMRASFNPFIAVRRRNFNYLPAAPAPSPASQVPLSSPTRSTLPRHHRHGHRTRTHAVSPSPSTIPVNMTGCGQTCVEPLTSAPFGSPCACVFPMRVRLLLGVSVYVIFPEVTELEIEVAAGTYLKQSQVTIIGATADDQNQEKTVVDINLVPLGEKFDNTTATLTYQRFLHKKVLLNRTLFGDYDVLNISYPGLPPSPPSGIVSGEGPRGSTGNQQYPISADFVGKKQKMNPRIIFVIALSAFVLLVICFAAIAVLLNCRKAGMPSNAVGPVFTPSINKRSGIGSMLSSSPVSSTSASLISAMPASVLSVKTFTLVELEKATEKFSPIKVLGEGGFGRVYHGILEDGTEVAVKLLTRDNQNGDREFIAEIEMLSRLHHRNLVKLIGICIEGRTRCLVYELVPNGSVESHLHGADRSKGPLDWDARLKIALGAARGLAYLHEDSNPRVIHRDFKASNVLLEDDFTPKVSDFGLAREATEGSHHISTRVMGTFGYVAPEYAMTGHLLVKSDVYSYGVVLLELLSGRKPVDMSQSPGQENLVTWARPLLTSREGLEQLVDPSLAGSYNFDDMAKVAAIASMCVHPEVTHRPFMGEVVQALKLIYNDTDETCGDAYSQKESSARDSDFKGDFAPSDSSWWNAGGITPRLTYGQASSFITMEYSSGPLEELENRPFSASGLVESGVALPIRHGNRSGPLRTIRSNRSFYRLQGSMSEHGGLLGKRAWNHNEYEGSL; encoded by the exons ATGCTcgtcttttttcttcctctgCTCGCTCTGCTTCCTACAAATTTCG GGACGCCTTCACAGCCCATCTACTTGTCTCCATCCCAGTTGCCATCTGTACCATCATCTACAAGGAAGAATTCTCTAGAACATG TGGGCGTGGCATTGATGCGGGCATCATTTAATCCATTTATTGCTGTCCGAAGACgaaattttaactatttacCAGCGGCACCGGCTCCATCTCCTGCATCACAAG TTCCACTTTCTAGTCCTACTCGTAGTACCTTGCCTAGGCATCACCGTCATGGCCACAGAACCAGAACCCATGCAGTTTCTCCGTCACCTTCTACTATACCAG TGAATATGACAGGTTGTGGTCAAACTTGCGTGGAGCCACTTACTTCAGCTCCATTCGGTTCACCTTGTGCTTGTGTATTTCCAATGAGAGTCAGACTTCTCCTAGGGGTATCTGTCTATGTTATCTTTCCTGAGGTCACTGAGCTGGAGATTGAGGTTGCGGCAGGCACATATCTAAAACAAAGTCAAGTGACCATAATTGGTGCAACTGCTGACGATCAAAATCAGGAAAAAACAGTGGTGGATATTAATTTAGTTCCGTTGGGTGAGAAGTTTGATAATACAACTGCCACCCTAACTTATCAAAGATTTTTGCATAAGAAAGTGCTTCTGAACAGGACCCTTTTCGGTGATTATGATGTATTGAATATTTCTTATCCAG GGCTCCCTCCATCACCTCCATCTGGCATTGTATCTGGTGAGGGTCCTAGGGGAAGCACTGGAAATCAGCAATACCCTATTTCTGCTGATTTCGTTGgcaagaaacagaaaatgaacCCTCGAATAATCTTTGTCATTGCTTTGTCGGCTTTCGTGCTCCTGGTGATCTGTTTTGCTGCTATTGCTGTCCTCTTAAACTGCAGGAAGGCTGGCATGCCATCCAATGCTGTTGGTCCAGTATTCACTCCATCTATAAACAAAAGATCTG GAATAGGATCTATGCTGTCAAGTAGCCCTGTCAGCTCAACATCAGCCTCTCTTATTTCTGCCATGCCTGCTTCTGTCCTCTCTGTTAAAACATTTACCCTTGTAGAGCTCGAGAAAGCCACTGAAAAGTTCAGTCCAATAAAGGTATTGGGTGAAGGAGGATTTGGACGTGTTTATCATGGGATCTTGGAGGATGGAACTGAAGTTGCTGTGAAATTACTGACACGGGACAATCAAAATGGGGACCGTGAATTCATTGCTGAAATCGAGATGCTAAGCCGGTTGCATCACCGTAACCTTGTCAAGCTAATTGGTATATGCATTGAAGGTCGAACACGCTGCTTGGTCTATGAGCTAGTTCCAAATGGCAGTGTTGAATCCCACTTACATG GTGCTGACAGAAGTAAAGGACCTCTTGATTGGGATGCACGGTTGAAAATAGCTCTTGGTGCAGCAAGAGGATTGGCTTACCTTCATGAAGATTCCAATCCTCGTGTTATTCATCGGGACTTTAAAGCTAGTAATGTTTTGCTAGAAGATGACTTTACTCCCAAGGTCTCTGATTTTGGTTTGGCACGGGAAGCAACAGAAGGAAGTCATCACATATCTACTCGAGTCATGGGAACTTTTGG GTATGTTGCTCCTGAATATGCAATGACAGGACATTTGCTTGTCAAAAGTGATGTTTACAGTTATGGGGTTGTGCTATTAGAACTGCTCTCAGGTAGGAAACCCGTCGACATGTCTCAATCTCCTGGGCAAGAAAACCTTGTGACTTGGGCCCGACCTTTGCTGACCAGTCGAGAAGGTTTGGAGCAACTAGTAGATCCTTCGTTGGCTGGGAGCTATAATTTTGATGACATGGCAAAGGTCGCTGCCATTGCCTCCATGTGCGTTCACCCTGAGGTAACTCATAGACCCTTTATGGGAGAAGTTGTCCAGGCACTCAAGCTCATCTACAATGACACAGATGAGACCTGTGGAGATGCTTATAGTCAGAAGGAATCCTCTGCTCGTGATTCAGACTTCAAGGGTGATTTTGCCCCTTCTGATAGCAGTTGGTGGAACGCCGGTGGTATTACCCCTCGTCTAACATACGGGCAAGCCTCCTCTTTCATAACAATGGAGTACAGTTCAGGTCCTCTTGAAGAGTTAGAAAACAGACCATTTTCAGCTTCAGGTTTGGTGGAGAGCGGTGTTGCCTTGCCAATCAGGCACGGTAACAGATCAGGTCCTTTGCGAACCATCAGGAGTAACCGATCTTTTTATAGACTACAAGGTAGCATGAGCGAGCACGGGGGGCTGCTTGGAAAACGTGCTTGGAACCATAACGAGTATGAAGGTTCTCTATAG
- the LOC105165690 gene encoding ribokinase isoform X2, which translates to MATTMTLHAHPPLPVPLVKPAFSFPYPLHSPSSQRFRMSSASLPPLPENRVVLGCGAVSVDFLAAVASYPNPDDKIRSTSAKLQGGGNAGNALTCAARLGLKPRLISKVADDPQGKGILEELEADGVDSSFIVVSEGGNSPFTYIIVDDQTKTRTCIHTPGYPPMIPQELTESNLVAALDGARLVYFDGRLHETALVVAQEATRRGIPILIDAERKREGLDELLNLSSYVICSAKFPQAWTGAPSIPSALVSMVLMLPNIKFVVVTLGEDGCVMLERSSENGLSEEVDVDDLLETLKHKKDSNSTLPTYVSSSQVKLHAKGIGTVGGRLLLGTAEKIPPSELVDTTGAGDSFIGAVLYAPYHVVMSFCCPFNIPHPSPHKKMLTKEGPFPQVV; encoded by the exons ATGGCGACAACAATGACACTCCACGCACATCCACCTCTGCCCGTACCTCTAGTCAAACCTGCATTCTCTTTCCCCTACCCGCTTCATTCTCCATCTTCCCAGAG GTTTAGAATGTCGTCCGCCTCGCTGCCTCCTCTCCCAGAAAATCGCGTTGTT TTGGGTTGCGGAGCAGTGTCCGTCGATTTTTTGGCGGCAGTGGCTTCTTATCCGAACCCTGATGATAAGATTAGAAGCACCAGCGCCAAG CTTCAAGGAGGTGGAAATGCAGGGAATGCATTGACTTGTGCTGCTCGCTTGGGTTTGAAACCTAGGCTGATTTCCAAG GTTGCTGATGATCCTCAAGGTAAAGGAATCTTGGAGGAGCTGGAGGCTGATGGTGTCGATTCATCATTTATTGTG GTTTCTGAAGGGGGCAATTCACCATTCACTTATATCATTGTTGATGACCAAAC GAAGACTCGAACTTGTATTCATACCCCAGGATATCCTCCCATGATACCTCAAGAGCTAACAGAATCTAATTTGGTAGCAGCACTTGATGGTGCGAGGCTAGTGTATTTTGATGGAAGACTGCATGAGACTGCTTTAGTTGTGGCTCAGGAG GCAACTCGCCGTGGTATTCCTATCCTAATTGATgcagaaaggaaaagagaagggTTGGATGAACTTTTGAATTTGTCTAGCTACGTCATATGCTCAGCAAAATTTCCACAG GCATGGACAGGTGCTCCGTCTATCCCCAGCGCACTTGTTTCCATGGTTCTAATGTTGccaaatatcaaatttgtaGTAGTCACATTAGGTGAAGATGGCTGCGTGATGCTGGAGAGGTCAAGTG AAAATGGTCTGTCTGAAGAAGTTGATGTGGATGATTTGTTGGAGACACTCAAGCATAAAAAGGATAGTAACTCAACCTTGCCAACATATGTATCATCG agcCAGGTGAAATTACACGCAAAGGGTATAGGGACTGTGGGCGGCAGGTTGCTTTTAGGAACAGCTGAAAAGATTCCACCCTCAGAACTTGTTGATACTACTGGTGCTGGTGATTCATTTATTGGAGCAGTCCTTTATG CTCCATATCATGTCGTCATGTCTTTTTGCTGTCCCTTCAACATCCCTCATCCCTCCCCCCACAAAAAAATGCTAACCAAAGAAGGTCCTTTTCCTCAAGTTGTTTGA